From the Lathyrus oleraceus cultivar Zhongwan6 chromosome 4, CAAS_Psat_ZW6_1.0, whole genome shotgun sequence genome, one window contains:
- the LOC127135870 gene encoding uncharacterized protein LOC127135870: protein MMRLEKMVNESDIMHGAIRTIDFDEGVFGAAHFEIIAKEDMQQLFEHDELGIAVIHTYIWYMYVTLLRGTELCNRFNFIAASRINATLITKNPTSVKNDLVDRFMAAGDKTTPSLYFLPFNSARPFVASNSECLHHKWPVDSCLF, encoded by the exons atgatgcgtcttgagaaaatggtgaatgagtccgatattatgcacggggccattcgtactatagattttgatgaaggtgttttcggagctgctcatttcgaaataattgcaaaggaggacatgcaacaactttttgaacacgacgaattgggcatcgctgtcattcatacatacatatg gtatatgtatgtaacattgctgcggggaactgaattgtgtaaccgtttcaattttattgctgcttcccgtatcaacgcaacgttaataacgaaaaatccaacatccgtaaagaatgatctagtcgatagattcatggcggccggcgataagactacacccagtttgtattttttaccgtttaattctg CTCGTCCATTTGTTGCGTCAAACTCAGAATGCTTGCATCACAAGTGGCCAGTCGATTCTTGTCTTTTTTAA